A genomic region of Branchiostoma lanceolatum isolate klBraLanc5 chromosome 4, klBraLanc5.hap2, whole genome shotgun sequence contains the following coding sequences:
- the LOC136431985 gene encoding protein dpy-30 homolog yields MADEQQPMQTGDAGNAATGEPQPMETPHEKLGLTDNVQKMITAEKEAAEKPIKQKVELQSLPTRAYLDQTVVPILLQGLSTLAKERPPNPIEYLAAYLLKNKSKFEEQ; encoded by the coding sequence ATGGCGGACGAACAACAGCCCATGCAGACCGGAGACGCGGGAAACGCCGCTACTGGCGAGCCACAGCCTATGGAGACGCCACACGAGAAGCTGGGGCTTACCGACAATGTGCAGAAAATGATAACAGCCGAGAAGGAGGCGGCGGAAAAGCCAATAAAGCAGAAAGTTGAACTACAGTCCCTGCCGACGCGGGCTTATTTGGACCAAACAGTCGTTCCCATCCTTCTGCAGGGACTTTCTACCCTGGCGAAAGAGCGCCCGCCCAACCCCATAGAGTATCTTGCAGCCTATCTACTCAAGAACAAATCCAAGTTCGAGGAACAGTGA
- the LOC136433446 gene encoding tetratricopeptide repeat protein 27-like, which produces MAVPADDSHVLRTSLELNILNGITCPTDVGENTDVERLCGHLCRGDYGQVLKTAAARNILGTDQDVTGTEPYPGFLSRQVQEYLSNTEDDKRDDTLLDRELCVLQTGIACLQMFVQSNWTGPLVGENQTDILPSAYRQDQKDLLATVQQTLTCDGESAYPLCSNLLYFLAARTLLMDNYQHLTHCQTAGWWGLRCVWVHQQLMEESRLPSLQQLALKYIQDVSEKEKVLFFGSCRWLQVLYQLEAGYTSLHYYQYAAAQEHFSTAAKLAQLQVELTGAMGKRTRFQQEDKAQLVLQVHREGDVQLEQPEKEVSPTPKDVALDDDTLLNQMKLTDPGQVEAVDLSSVEQALVLGLCISRKIYCPKDKLTEEEVLAYVYYLLGQPRDWSVQTAALLLRCLGEKNSSRKVERSMAQLQSLVDQYKSLTPPAHVRLGLTYSVALPPRWIMERELAQVLVSLGALSSALDVFLRLHMWEDAITCYEQLGRYQKAEQLIHDQLAVQETPTLYCLLGDVTGEKQHYEKAWELSNHRSARAQRSLGWKNFKEEKFSEAISCFEKSVEINGLQNAVWFALGCAGMSAQQYDVSARGFSRCVLIDYDNFEAWNNLATSYIRMNQKQKAFRALQEALRCNFENWKIWENFLLVCTDIGEFEELASAYHRMLDLKDKHADVPVLEVLVDAISQDLQDNSGRPASRLRGKAVELFGRLTSKVTSNAQIWRLYAKLHGDGHSEDAQENEKALQCLQKAHRCSTQTSGWDREPASTGEVMDQALLLAQVAMAVSKRKTNSTEAIQILSAAKMTLRQLGTKVRKVHTDAMTGQVLEDLAGKLTDVDQTLATIQDLIDSLRS; this is translated from the exons ATGGCGGTGCCAGCAGACGACAGCCATGTGCTCCGTACTTCTTTGGAACTAAACATCCTGAATGGCATTACCTGTCCCACTGATGTCGGCGAAAACACAG atgtggagagGCTCTGTGGACACCTGTGCAGGGGAGACTATGGACAGGTGCTGAAGACTGCAGCTGCCAGGAACATCCTCGGGACTGACCAGGATGTCACAGGGACAGAACCCTACCCAGGTTTCCTCAGCAGGCAGGTACAGGAGTACTTGTCTAACACTGAGGATGACAAGCGTGATGATACACTGTTGGACAG GGAACTGTGTGTTCTCCAGACTGGGATAGCCTGCCTTCAGATGTTTGTCCAGTCCAACTGGACCGGTCCACTGGTGGGGGAGAACCAGACTGACATCCTCCCATCGGCTTACAGACAGGACCAAAAA GATTTGTTAGCGACAGTCCAGCAGACCCTGACCTGTGATGGAGAGAGTGCGTACCCTCTCTGCTCTAACCTACTGTACTTCCTGGCAGCTCGGACACTGCTGATGGACAACTATCAACACCTCACACACTGCCAG ACTGCAGGTTGGTGGGGCCTGAGGTGTGTGTGGGTACACCAGCAGCTCATGGAAGAGTCTAGGCTGCCGTCTCTCCAACAACTTGCTCTCAAATACATACAAGATG TTTCAGAGAAGGAAAAAGTGCTGTTCTTCGGCAGCTGCAGGTGGCTCCAGGTGCTGTACCAACTGGAAGCAGGCTACACTAGTTTGCACTACTATCAGTATGCAGCCGCACAGGAACACTTCAGCACTGCTGCAAAGCTGGCTCAACTCCAGGTGGAACTCACAG GTGCCATGGGGAAGAGAACACGGTTCCAGCAGGAAGACAAGGCACAGCTGGTGCTGCAGGTCCACAGGGAGGGAGACGTTCAACTGGAACAGCCAGAAAAGGAGGTCTCCCCTACTCCTAAG GATGTTGCCCTGGATGATGACACTCTGCTGAACCAGATGAAGCTGACTGACCCAGGCCAGGTGGAGGCCGTTGACCTCTCCTCTGTAGAGCAGGCCCTTGTGTTGGGCCTGTG tatCAGCAGGAAGATATACTGTCCTAAGGACAAGCTGACTGAAGAAGAGGTCCTAGCATATGTCTAT TACCTTCTGGGGCAGCCCCGTGATTGGTCGGTACAGACAGCTGCACTGCTGCTCAGATGTCTAGGAGAAAAGAACAGCAGTCGTAAGGTGGAGCGGTCCATGGCGCAGCTCCAG TCGTTGGTTGACCAATATAAGTCATTGACTCCCCCTGCCCATGTCAGACTGGGTTTGACATACAGTGTGGCTCTGCCACCCCGGTGGATCATGGAG AGAGAGTTGGCGCAGGTGCTGGTCAGCCTGGGTGCCCTCAGCAGTGCCCTGGACGTGTTCCTGCGGCTGCACATGTGGGAGGACGCCATCACCTGCTACGAGCAGCTGGGCAGGTACCAGAAGGCAGAACAGCTGATCCACGACCAGCTGGCCGTCCAGGAGACGCCAACTCTCTACTGTCTGCTGGGGGATGTCACGGGG GAAAAGCAGCATTACGAGAAGGCCTGGGAGCTCTCTAACCACAGGAGTGCTCGTGCTCAGCGTAGTCTGGGCTGGAAGAACTTCAAGGAGGAAAAG TTTTCTGAAGCAATCAGCTGTTTTGAGAAGTCAGTGGAGATCAATGGACTTCAG AATGCTGTGTGGTTTGCCCTGGGCTGTGCTGGGATGTCTGCTCAGCAGTATGATGTTAGTGCCCGAGGCTTCTCCAGATGTGTCCTCATAGATTATGAT AACTTCGAGGCTTGGAATAACCTTGCTACATCCTACATCAGGATGAACCAGAA ACAGAAGGCATTCCGTGCACTCCAGGAGGCCCTGAGGTGTAACTTTGAGAACTGGAAGATCTGGGAAAACTTCTTATTG GTGTGCACAGACATTGGTGAGTTTGAGGAGCTGGCATCAGCTTATCATCGAATGCTGGACCTGAAGGACAAGCATGCTGATGTTCCA GTGCTTGAGGTGCTGGTGGATGCCATTAGCCAAGACCTGCAGGACAACAGTGGCAGACCAG CTTCCAGACTGAGAGGCAAGGCTGTGGAGCTGTTTGGTAGGCTGACATCGAAGGTTACCAGTAATGCCCAGATATGGCGACTGTACGCTAAACTACACGGGGATGGGCACAGTGAGGATGCACAGGAAAATGAAAAG GCCCTTCAGTGCCTACAGAAGGCCCACCGCTGCAGCACACAGACATCAGGATGGGACCGGGAGCCAGCCTCTACAGGGGAGGTCATGGACCAGGCGCTGCTCTTAGCGCAGG TTGCCATGGCAGTGAGCAAGAGGAAGACCAACTCCACTGAGGCCATCCAAATCCTGTCGGCTGCCAAGATGACCCTGCGGCAGCTTGGGACCAAAGTTCGTAAGGTGCACACCGACGCCATGACAGGACAGGTGCTGGAGGACTTGGCAGGCAAACTGACTGATGTGGACCAGACTCTGGCTACAATACAGGACCTCATAGACAGTCTGAGGAGCTAG